The following are encoded in a window of Torulaspora globosa chromosome 4, complete sequence genomic DNA:
- the LSG1 gene encoding ribosome biogenesis GTPase LSG1 (ancestral locus Anc_6.163), translating to MPPKQQPKKWKAPKGPKPIQRKNKNTIGLGRAIKSARQKENAVEFLPDGEMRYTTEKHEADWVKLRSVTQESALDEFLSTAELADKDFSADRHSNVKIIRMDSGNDSATTQGLSISNEKRELLNAKQREHARELIVPRRPAWDPDMTKYQLERRENDAFLEWRRKLAHLQESDEELLLTPFERNIEVWKQLWRVVERSDLVVQIVDARDPLLFRSMDLEKYVKELDDRKQNLLLVNKADLLTRKQRITWAKYFLSRGIDFTFYSALKANQLLALQEEHGEDYQHEEIQEEDTSDGEVDAEIDAEVLESIKILTIAQLEDLFLSKAPKEPLMPPLPGQSPMIQIGLVGYPNVGKSSTINSLVGAKKVSVSSTPGKTKHFQTIKLSDRVLLCDCPGLVFPNFAYSKGELVCNGVLPIDQLRDYIGPCTLVAERIPKYYLEAVYGIHIKTRMAGEGEEQAPPTAQELLVAYARARGYMTQGFGSADESRASRYVLKDYVNGKLLYINPPPHLEDDRPFTKEECQEFNKELYVFERLPESRQEQLREALKTKSSDDFDLARDLAQLTFSAHIGAKDGAEATSVTHGGKQAALYNAADDVDREFFQMNGVQGKLTSPFHKNQVADGKSKKHNKGNKKMKRKAERNAGLQAYE from the coding sequence ATGCCTCCTAAACAGCAGCcgaagaaatggaaagcGCCAAAGGGACCAAAGCCTATTCAGCGGAAGAATAAGAATACAATCGGCCTCGGGAGAGCTATCAAGTCTGCCCGTCAAAAGGAAAATGCTGTTGAGTTCCTGCCAGATGGTGAGATGAGATATACTACTGAGAAACATGAGGCAGATTGGGTTAAACTGAGATCTGTTACTCAAGAATCGGCTTTGGATGAATTTCTAAGTACTGCGGAGCTTGCTGATAAGGATTTCTCTGCAGATCGTCATTCAAACGTCAAAATCATCCGTATGGATAGTGGTAATGACTCTGCAACGACTCAGGGCTTGTCAATATCGAATGAAAAGCGTGAGCTTTTGAACGCTAAACAGAGGGAACACGCTCGTGAACTGATTGTTCCTAGGAGGCCGGCTTGGGATCCGGACATGACGAAATATCAACTGGAAAGACGAGAGAACGACGCATTTTTGGaatggagaagaaaattGGCTCATCTGCAAGAATCCGACGAGGAGCTACTGCTGACGCCGTTCGAAAGAAACATTGAGGTATGGAAACAGCTATGGAGAGTGGTTGAGCGTTCTGATTTGGTCGTACAGATCGTCGACGCAAGAGACCCTCTGTTATTCAGATCGATGGATCTGGAAAAATACGTTAAAGAACTGGATGATAGAAAGCAGAACCTGTTACTGGTCAACAAAGCAGATCTTTTGACTCGGAAACAGAGAATAACATGGGCGAAGTATTTCCTATCAAGAGGCATTGACTTCACATTTTATTCAGCGCTGAAAGCGAACCAGCTCTTGGCGCTCCAGGAAGAACACGGTGAGGACTATCAGCACGAAgagatccaagaagaggacACCAGTGACGGAGAAGTAGATGCGGAAATAGACGCAGAAGTTTTGGAGAGCATTAAAATCTTGACAATTGCACAACTGGAGGACTTATTCTTATCAAAAGCTCCAAAGGAGCCGCTAATGCCACCATTACCAGGCCAATCACCGATGATCCAGATTGGTTTAGTCGGTTATCCAAATGTAGGTAAATCTTCCACGATCAATTCTTTGGTTGGAGCGAAGAAGGTGTCTGTCTCATCGACGCCAGGTAAGACTAAGCATTTCCAAACTATCAAACTCTCTGACCGCGTACTGCTATGCGACTGTCCTGGTTTGGTTTTTCCTAATTTCGCTTACAGTAAAGGTGAGTTAGTTTGCAATGGTGTGCTCCCCATCGACCAACTGCGTGACTACATCGGGCCATGTACATTAGTAGCTGAAAGGATACCCAAGTATTACCTGGAAGCAGTCTATGGTATACACATCAAAACGCGAATGGCAGGCGAGGGCGAAGAACAGGCTCCACCCACCGCGCAGGAGCTGCTGGTTGCATACGCTAGAGCTCGTGGTTACATGACGCAAGGTTTTGGTTCAGCCGATGAGTCGCGAGCAAGTCGTTACGTGTTGAAGGATTACGTCAATGGTAAGCTTTTATACATCAATCCTCCTCCTCAcctcgaagatgacagGCCATTtaccaaagaagaatgccAGGAGTTCAACAAAGAACTTTACGTTTTCGAACGCCTACCGGAAAGTAGACAGGAACAACTGCGTGAAGCTCTCAAGACAAAATCTTCAGATGATTTCGACCTGGCAAGGGACCTGGCTCAGTTAACCTTCTCCGCACATATAGGGGCTAAAGATGGCGCAGAAGCTACGAGCGTGACACACGGTGGTAAGCAAGCAGCTCTCTACAACGCTGCCGATGACGTGGACAGAGAATTTTTCCAGATGAACGGTGTGCAAGGAAAACTCACTTCGCCGTTTCACAAGAACCAGGTGGCCGATggcaagagcaagaagcacaaCAAGGGCAAtaagaaaatgaagaggaaggcGGAGAGAAACGCTGGATTGCAGGCTTACGAGTAG